A stretch of DNA from Streptomyces rubradiris:
GGGGCTGGCGACGTGGCCGCTGAGCGAGTAGAGCGTGAAGCCCGGGGACTTCTCGCTGCCCATCGACCTGAACCATTCCTTGCCGTTTTTCAGGATGGCGGGAACCGACGCGATCGACTCGACGTTGTTCACAACAGTCGGACAGGCGTAGAGGCCTTCCACGGCGGGGAAGGGGGGACGCAGCCGCGGTTGACCACGGCGGCCTTCGAGCGAGTCGAGCAGCGCGGTCTCCTCACCGCAGATGTACGCGCCGGCGCCGGCGTGCACGGTGAGCTTCACGTCGAGCCCGCTGCCCAGGATGTTCTCGCCGAGGTAGCCCGCCGCGTAGGCCTCGCGCACGGCCTCGTGCAACCGCCGCAGTACGGGGACGACTTCACCACGCAGGTAGATGAAGGCGTGCGACGACCTGATGGCGTGGCACGCGATGACGATGCCCTCGATGAGGCTGTGCGGGTTCGCGAAGAGGAGCGGGATGTCCTTGCACGTCCCGGGCTCCGACTCGTCGGCGTTGACAACGAGATAGTGCGGTTTTCCATCACCCTGGGGGATGAACTGCCACTTCATCCCGGTCGGGAACCCGGCGCCGCCGCGGCCTCGCAGCCCGGATTCCTTGACGTAGGCGATCAGGTCGTCCGGCGGCATGGCGAGGGCCTTGCGGAGCCCCTCGTACCCTTCGTGCCTCCGGTAGACGTCCAGAGTCCAGGACCGGTCCTCGTCCCAGAAGGCCGACAGCACGGGTGCGAGCAGCTTCTCGGGGCTCGGGTCCTTGACCTCGGATACCACGGTCATCACTCCCCCTCCTCTTCTGCCTGGCCCGCCGACGGGGCGTCCGGGGACTGCTGGACCCGCGGATGGACCACGCGCGCGGGCGCGGCCTCTCCCTTGGCCAGGCGGAGGCCCACCAGCGAGGCGGGTCCCGCGCTGCCGCCCTCCTCGACGGCCCCGGGCCGCTCGTCGGGGAAGCCGGCCAGGATGCGCGCGGTCTCCTTGAAGGTGCACAGGCGCGCCCCGCGCGTGGGCTGTACGGGGCGCCCGGCGCGCAGGTCGTCGACCAGGCGCTTGGCGCTCGCGGGGGTCTGGTTGTCGAAGAACTCCCAGTTGACCATCACGACCGGCGCGTAGTCGCAGGCCGCGTTGCACTCGATGTGCTCCAGGGTGACCTTGCCGTCGCCGGTGGTCTCGCCGTTGCCGACGCCCAGGTGCTCCTGGAGGGTCTCGAAGATGGCGTCGCCGCCCATGACCGCGCACAGCGTGTTGGTGCACACGCCGACCTGGTAGTCGCCGGAGGGCCGGCGCCGGTACATGGTGTAGAAGGTGGCGACCGCGGTGACCTCGGCCGTGGTCAGGCCGAGCATGTCCGCGCAGAACCGCATCCCGGTGCGGGTGACGTGGCCCTCCTCGGACTGCACGAGGTGGAGCAGCGGCAGCAGGGCGGAGCGGGAGTCGGGGTAGCGCGCGATCACTTCGCGCGCGTCCGCCTCCAGCCGGGCCCGGACGTCGTCCGGGTAGGCCGGTGCGGGCAGTTCGGGCATGCCCAGGCTGATGCCCCGCTCCGAAGAAGAGGTGGTCACCGGTCGACGCCTCCCATCACGGGGTCGATGGACGCGACGGCGACGATGACGTCGGCGACCTGGCCGCCCTCGCACATCGCCGCCATGGCCTGAAGGTTGGTGAAGGACGGGTCGCGGAAGTGGACCCGGTAGGGGCGGGTGCCGCCGTCGGAGACGGCGTGCACCCCGAGTTCGCCCTTGGGCGACTCGACGGCCGTGTACGCCTGCCCCGGCGGGACCCGGAAGCCCTCGGTGACCAGCTTGAAGTGGTGGATGAGGGCCTCCATGGAGGTGCCCATGATCTTCTTGATGTGGTCGAGGGAGTTGCCGAGTCCGTCCGGTCCGAGGGCGAGCTGGGCGGGCCAGGCGATCTTCTTGTCCGCGACCATGACCGGGCCGGGCTGGAGCCGGTCCAGGCACTGCTCGATGATCCTGAGCGACTGGCGCATCTCCTCCAGGCGGACGAGGAAGCGGCCGTAGGCGTCGCAGGAGTCGGCGGTCGGGACGTCGAAGTCGTAGTTCTCGTAGCCGCAGTACGGCTGGGCCTTGCGCAGGTCGTGCGGGAGGCCGGTGGAGCGCAGGATCGGGCCGGTGGCGCCGAGGGCCATGCAGCCGGCCAGGTCGAGGTAGCCGATGTCCTGCATGCGGGCCTTGAAGATGGGGTTCCCGGTGGCGAGCTTGTCGTACTCCGGGAGGTTCTTCTTCATCTTCTTCACGAACTCGCGGATCTGGTCCACCGCGCCGGGCGGCAGGTCCTGGGCGAGTCCGCCGGGCCGGATGTACGCGTGGTTCATGCGCAGGCCCGTGATGAGCTCGTAGAGGTCGAGAATCATTTCACGATCACGGAATCCGTAGATCATGATCGTGGTGGCGCCGAGCTCCATGCCGCCGGTGGCGATGCACACCAGGTGGGAGGACATCCGGTTCAGCTCCATCAGGAGCACCCTGATGATCTCGGCGCGCTCGGTGATCTGGTCCTCGATGCCGAGGAGTTTCTCGACGGCGAGGCAGTAGGCGGTCTCGTTGAAGAAGGACGTCAGGTAGTCCATGCGCGTCACGAACGTGGTGCCCTGCGTCCACGTGCGGTATTCGAGGTTCTTCTCGATGCCGGTGTGGAGGTAGCCGATGCCGCAGCGGGCCTCGGTGACCGTCTCGCCCTCGATCTCCAGGATGAGGCGGAGCACTCCGTGGGTGGAGGGGTGCTGGGGACCCATGTTGACGACGATGCGTTCGTCGTCGGCGCGGGCCGCGGACTGGACGACCTCGTCCCAGTCGCCACCGGTGACCGTGTAGACGGTGCCCTCGGTGGTTTCCCGGGCGGCTGCTGACTGGGTGCTGCTCACGAGTACGACCTCCGCTGGTCCGGAGCCGGGATCTGGGCGCCCTTGTACTCGACGGGGATGCCGCCGAGGGGGTAGTCCTTGCGCTGCGGGTGGCCCTGCCAGTCGTCCGGCATCATGATCCGCGTCAGGGCCGGGTGACCGTCGAAGACGATTCCGAAGAAGTCGTAGGTCTCGCGCTCGTGCCAGTCGTTGGTCGGG
This window harbors:
- the nuoF gene encoding NADH-quinone oxidoreductase subunit NuoF; its protein translation is MTVVSEVKDPSPEKLLAPVLSAFWDEDRSWTLDVYRRHEGYEGLRKALAMPPDDLIAYVKESGLRGRGGAGFPTGMKWQFIPQGDGKPHYLVVNADESEPGTCKDIPLLFANPHSLIEGIVIACHAIRSSHAFIYLRGEVVPVLRRLHEAVREAYAAGYLGENILGSGLDVKLTVHAGAGAYICGEETALLDSLEGRRGQPRLRPPFPAVEGLYACPTVVNNVESIASVPAILKNGKEWFRSMGSEKSPGFTLYSLSGHVASPGQYEAPLGITLRQLLDMSGGMRPGHRLKFWTPGGSSTPMFTDEHLDVPLDYEGVGAAGSMLGTKALQCFDETTCVVRAVTRWTEFYAHESCGKCTPCREGTYWLVQLLRDIEAGKGALSDLDKLADIADNINGKSFCALGDGAASPIFSSLKYFREEYEQHITGRGCPFDPAKSTAWADRPEVNA
- the nuoE gene encoding NADH-quinone oxidoreductase subunit NuoE, producing MTTSSSERGISLGMPELPAPAYPDDVRARLEADAREVIARYPDSRSALLPLLHLVQSEEGHVTRTGMRFCADMLGLTTAEVTAVATFYTMYRRRPSGDYQVGVCTNTLCAVMGGDAIFETLQEHLGVGNGETTGDGKVTLEHIECNAACDYAPVVMVNWEFFDNQTPASAKRLVDDLRAGRPVQPTRGARLCTFKETARILAGFPDERPGAVEEGGSAGPASLVGLRLAKGEAAPARVVHPRVQQSPDAPSAGQAEEEGE
- a CDS encoding NADH-quinone oxidoreductase subunit D, with protein sequence MSSTQSAAARETTEGTVYTVTGGDWDEVVQSAARADDERIVVNMGPQHPSTHGVLRLILEIEGETVTEARCGIGYLHTGIEKNLEYRTWTQGTTFVTRMDYLTSFFNETAYCLAVEKLLGIEDQITERAEIIRVLLMELNRMSSHLVCIATGGMELGATTIMIYGFRDREMILDLYELITGLRMNHAYIRPGGLAQDLPPGAVDQIREFVKKMKKNLPEYDKLATGNPIFKARMQDIGYLDLAGCMALGATGPILRSTGLPHDLRKAQPYCGYENYDFDVPTADSCDAYGRFLVRLEEMRQSLRIIEQCLDRLQPGPVMVADKKIAWPAQLALGPDGLGNSLDHIKKIMGTSMEALIHHFKLVTEGFRVPPGQAYTAVESPKGELGVHAVSDGGTRPYRVHFRDPSFTNLQAMAAMCEGGQVADVIVAVASIDPVMGGVDR